A region of Gemmatimonadaceae bacterium DNA encodes the following proteins:
- a CDS encoding ATP phosphoribosyltransferase gives MLRIALPNKGRLAEETRDLFGDAGLEVRALGDRALTARLGEDFLALFVRAQDIPEFVADGAADAGITGWDLVCESQRDLDVLLDLTFGQCRLVVAVRDESRLRSVAEIEPGTRVATAFPRSTQAYFERRGIGVEVVPVSGATEVAPHLGIADVVVDLTSTGSTLHVNGLRELETVLASSARLVVSPATMQANGVRAAALRDLTAALESVLRARGQRYLMANVPKDALDQVTGVLPGLRGPTVIDIINGGAHAAVHAVVPAPGVYRTIAALKALGAEGILVTRIERLMP, from the coding sequence ATGCTCCGAATCGCACTACCCAACAAGGGACGACTCGCCGAAGAGACGCGCGATCTCTTTGGGGACGCTGGGCTCGAAGTCCGGGCGCTCGGGGATCGAGCGCTCACGGCTCGGCTCGGTGAAGACTTCCTCGCGCTGTTCGTGAGGGCGCAGGACATCCCGGAGTTCGTCGCCGACGGAGCGGCTGACGCCGGCATCACGGGCTGGGATCTCGTCTGCGAGTCGCAGCGCGACCTCGACGTGCTGCTCGACCTCACGTTCGGTCAGTGTCGCCTGGTCGTGGCGGTCCGCGACGAATCCCGACTGCGGAGCGTGGCCGAGATTGAACCGGGCACGCGCGTGGCCACCGCATTTCCGCGCTCGACTCAGGCATACTTCGAGCGTCGAGGTATTGGCGTCGAGGTGGTGCCCGTGAGTGGAGCAACGGAGGTGGCTCCGCACCTCGGCATCGCCGACGTGGTGGTGGATCTCACCAGCACGGGATCCACGCTCCACGTGAACGGCCTCCGCGAACTGGAGACCGTGCTCGCCTCCTCGGCGCGACTCGTTGTTTCTCCGGCTACGATGCAGGCGAATGGCGTGCGCGCCGCCGCGCTCCGCGATCTGACGGCCGCGCTCGAGTCCGTGCTGCGCGCTCGCGGTCAGCGGTACCTGATGGCCAACGTTCCGAAGGACGCACTCGACCAGGTCACCGGGGTGCTTCCCGGGCTTCGGGGGCCGACGGTCATCGACATCATCAATGGCGGCGCCCACGCGGCCGTCCACGCCGTCGTGCCGGCGCCGGGCGTCTACCGAACCATTGCCGCACTCAAAGCCCTTGGCGCTGAGGGTATCCTCGTGACCCGAATCGAGAGGCTGATGCCGTGA
- the hisD gene encoding histidinol dehydrogenase, producing the protein MSLITLRYRGPVTGLREAEREALFDRSSPDDDLVRDTVGAIIDLVRREGDPALRSLAREYDHVKLESLEVPRADCTRALERMVPELRASMERAAHNITTVHAAMRPTAMEVESEPGIVIGRRPDPLGRVGVYAPGGKAAYPSSVLMGAIPARVAGVGEVIVCSPPGSTGQPPTAVLAACAIAGVDRVFAVGGAGAVAAMAYGTASIPRVDRIVGPGNAYVAAAKLMVAGAVAIDSPAGPSELLVLADDSADPAAVARELVAQAEHDEQACAVALVLGDALADRVEASVLAQAAATKRGDIVRKALEGQGGILVATSREQATAFATLYAPEHLLIAMRNPSEITRAVRNAGTVFEGPSSSAAFGDYMTGANHVLPTAGLARAYSGLSTLDFVRWTTWQRITPSAAARLAEAVGVFADAEGLDGHARAARAWHGAGQ; encoded by the coding sequence GTGAGTCTGATTACCCTGCGCTACCGCGGTCCCGTCACGGGCCTGCGCGAGGCCGAGCGCGAAGCGCTGTTCGATCGATCCTCACCGGACGACGATCTGGTGCGTGATACGGTGGGCGCGATCATCGACCTGGTGCGGCGAGAGGGCGATCCCGCGTTGCGGTCCCTGGCGCGCGAATACGACCACGTCAAGCTCGAGTCCCTCGAAGTGCCCCGCGCGGACTGTACCCGGGCGCTCGAGCGCATGGTGCCGGAGCTCCGGGCCTCGATGGAGCGCGCGGCCCACAACATCACGACGGTGCATGCGGCGATGCGGCCGACCGCGATGGAGGTGGAGTCGGAACCCGGGATCGTCATCGGTCGCCGACCGGACCCGTTAGGCAGGGTTGGTGTGTACGCGCCCGGCGGCAAGGCGGCGTACCCGAGTTCCGTGCTGATGGGCGCCATCCCGGCGCGGGTGGCCGGGGTCGGCGAGGTCATCGTCTGCTCTCCGCCGGGCAGCACCGGCCAACCGCCCACGGCGGTGCTGGCCGCGTGTGCGATCGCCGGTGTCGACCGCGTGTTTGCTGTGGGTGGCGCCGGGGCGGTGGCGGCGATGGCGTACGGGACGGCGTCAATCCCGCGCGTCGACCGAATCGTCGGGCCCGGCAACGCGTATGTCGCCGCCGCCAAGCTCATGGTGGCGGGAGCGGTGGCGATCGACTCCCCAGCGGGGCCATCGGAACTACTCGTGCTGGCGGACGACAGCGCCGACCCCGCGGCGGTCGCGCGCGAGCTCGTTGCGCAGGCCGAGCACGACGAGCAGGCGTGCGCCGTGGCGCTCGTGCTTGGGGATGCGCTCGCCGATCGCGTCGAGGCATCGGTGTTGGCGCAGGCGGCCGCCACGAAGCGCGGCGACATCGTCCGCAAGGCGCTCGAAGGCCAGGGCGGCATCCTCGTGGCCACGTCGCGCGAGCAGGCCACCGCGTTCGCCACGCTCTACGCGCCAGAGCATCTGCTCATCGCGATGCGGAACCCGTCGGAGATTACGCGCGCGGTGCGCAACGCGGGCACGGTGTTCGAAGGTCCGAGCAGCTCGGCGGCCTTCGGCGACTACATGACGGGAGCGAACCACGTGCTGCCGACCGCCGGACTGGCGCGTGCCTATTCAGGGCTCTCCACGCTCGACTTCGTGCGCTGGACCACGTGGCAACGGATCACGCCCTCGGCGGCGGCTCGTCTGGCGGAGGCGGTCGGGGTGTTCGCGGACGCCGAAGGGCTCGATGGTCACGCCAGGGCGGCACGCGCCTGGCACGGAGCGGGCCAATGA
- a CDS encoding histidinol-phosphate aminotransferase family protein translates to MSAPRYAPRAAYASLRAYDAQPVTCDIQLADNTSSFGPPPSALRVLRAADANSLAQYPTTYSRPLRDALARYIGVAPDEIMVGAGSDDVMSCAFRALADPGARLAYMHPTFVMTRVFAESNSLVTMPIGLTADFDADAEALLAERAEITYVCSPNNPTGTPVHPATLSRIVTGARGVVMIDEAYAEYAGTSLAASAPSEDGVLVLRTFSKAFGLAGLRVGYAVGARRLIAELEKARGPFMVTSVSEQAALATLTHDVPWVMERVGEIRDARDWFVGEVERAGYAPLRSSANFVLLRVHGARAAHQALRDRGVLVRPFEQLPGIGDALRISVAGLPVMHRVLDTLREVVPCA, encoded by the coding sequence ATGAGCGCACCTCGGTATGCGCCGCGGGCGGCCTACGCGTCCCTGCGCGCGTACGATGCTCAGCCGGTGACCTGCGACATTCAGCTGGCGGACAACACGTCGTCCTTCGGACCTCCGCCTTCCGCGCTACGCGTGCTGCGGGCAGCCGATGCAAACAGTCTGGCGCAGTACCCCACGACGTACTCGCGACCGTTACGCGACGCCCTCGCGCGGTACATCGGCGTGGCGCCCGACGAGATCATGGTCGGCGCCGGGTCCGACGACGTGATGAGCTGTGCGTTCCGCGCGCTGGCCGACCCCGGTGCGCGACTGGCCTACATGCATCCCACCTTTGTCATGACCCGCGTGTTCGCCGAGTCGAACTCGCTGGTGACGATGCCGATCGGGCTGACCGCCGACTTTGACGCCGATGCGGAGGCGTTGCTCGCCGAGCGCGCCGAGATCACGTACGTGTGCTCGCCGAACAATCCCACGGGCACGCCGGTGCATCCGGCGACGCTCTCCCGCATCGTGACGGGGGCGCGCGGTGTCGTCATGATCGATGAAGCGTACGCCGAGTACGCCGGAACCAGCCTCGCGGCGTCTGCGCCGAGTGAAGACGGCGTCCTGGTGCTCCGCACGTTTTCCAAGGCGTTCGGACTCGCGGGTCTGCGCGTCGGCTACGCGGTGGGCGCGCGACGTCTGATTGCCGAGTTGGAGAAGGCACGCGGGCCGTTCATGGTGACGTCGGTCAGCGAGCAGGCGGCGTTGGCGACTCTCACGCACGATGTGCCGTGGGTGATGGAGCGCGTCGGGGAGATCCGTGATGCGCGCGACTGGTTCGTCGGGGAGGTCGAGCGCGCAGGCTACGCGCCGCTGCGGTCGAGTGCGAACTTCGTGCTGCTTCGCGTGCATGGCGCCCGGGCGGCGCACCAGGCCCTGCGAGACCGCGGGGTTCTGGTGCGGCCGTTCGAGCAGCTCCCCGGCATCGGCGACGCCCTGCGGATCTCCGTCGCGGGGTTGCCCGTCATGCACCGCGTGCTCGATACCCTGCGAGAGGTGGTTCCATGCGCGTGA
- the hisH gene encoding imidazole glycerol phosphate synthase subunit HisH, with translation MRVSILDYGVGNVHSLAKAITAAGGEPRVERDVRVAMKADALVLPGVGAFSPAAECLAPARSVLRDTILGGFPTLGICLGMQLLFDASDEGPGAGLGVFEGRVTRLRARAVPQIGWNAVDGTEDPFIRGSALREAYYANSYACRPHDASVVWAWTDHDGDRFPAVVRRGRTLGVQFHPEKSSRPGVAFIRAFLSEVAA, from the coding sequence ATGCGCGTGAGCATCCTGGACTACGGTGTGGGCAACGTGCATTCGCTCGCCAAGGCCATCACGGCCGCGGGCGGTGAGCCACGCGTGGAGCGCGACGTACGCGTGGCGATGAAAGCGGACGCGCTGGTGCTCCCCGGGGTCGGCGCGTTCTCCCCGGCGGCCGAGTGCCTGGCACCCGCACGATCGGTCCTTCGCGACACGATCCTCGGAGGGTTCCCGACGCTGGGCATCTGCCTCGGTATGCAACTCCTCTTTGACGCGAGCGATGAAGGGCCGGGAGCGGGCCTTGGCGTGTTCGAGGGAAGGGTCACGCGGCTCCGGGCGCGCGCGGTGCCGCAGATCGGATGGAACGCCGTCGATGGAACGGAGGATCCCTTCATCCGTGGCAGCGCACTGCGTGAGGCCTACTATGCCAACTCCTATGCCTGCCGGCCGCACGACGCGTCCGTCGTGTGGGCGTGGACCGACCACGACGGCGACCGCTTTCCCGCGGTTGTCCGTCGCGGCCGCACGCTCGGCGTGCAGTTTCATCCGGAGAAGTCGTCACGGCCAGGCGTGGCGTTCATCCGGGCCTTTCTGTCGGAGGTAGCCGCATGA
- a CDS encoding 1-(5-phosphoribosyl)-5-[(5-phosphoribosylamino)methylideneamino] imidazole-4-carboxamide isomerase has translation MIAIPAIDLRGGACVQLVGGSYAAERIRLDDPRAVAREWQHAGFTRLHVIDLDAATGRGSNARVVRAVLDERTADVQVGGGLRATGQVDDVLSEGASRAIVGTRALEDLDWLAELADDHPGEIILAADVRERRLVTQGWQRTLPRTILDVTEEVASLPLAGLLVTAVHKEGQMLGVDLPLMEDVVEAAAFPVLAAGGVGAMADLYALQDRGIAGAVLGMALYTGALDPRRVAEEFSQ, from the coding sequence ATGATCGCCATTCCGGCCATCGACCTTCGTGGCGGGGCGTGCGTGCAGTTGGTCGGCGGGTCGTATGCGGCCGAACGCATCCGCCTCGACGACCCTCGCGCCGTCGCTCGCGAGTGGCAACACGCAGGGTTCACGCGACTGCACGTGATCGACCTCGACGCGGCCACGGGCCGGGGATCGAACGCGCGCGTGGTGCGCGCCGTGCTCGACGAACGGACGGCGGACGTGCAGGTGGGAGGCGGGTTGCGAGCCACGGGCCAGGTCGACGACGTGCTCTCGGAGGGCGCGTCCCGCGCGATCGTTGGCACGCGCGCGCTGGAGGATCTCGACTGGCTCGCCGAGCTGGCCGATGATCACCCGGGCGAAATCATCCTCGCCGCCGACGTGCGTGAGCGGCGCCTCGTGACGCAGGGATGGCAGCGCACCTTGCCGCGCACGATTCTCGACGTGACGGAGGAGGTGGCGTCGCTGCCGCTCGCCGGGCTGCTGGTGACGGCGGTGCACAAGGAAGGCCAGATGCTTGGCGTTGACCTGCCGCTGATGGAGGATGTCGTGGAAGCAGCGGCGTTTCCCGTCCTGGCCGCGGGCGGCGTCGGCGCGATGGCTGACCTGTACGCGCTTCAGGATCGGGGCATCGCTGGCGCAGTGCTGGGCATGGCGCTCTACACTGGTGCGCTCGATCCCCGCCGTGTGGCCGAGGAGTTCTCTCAATGA
- a CDS encoding imidazoleglycerol-phosphate dehydratase, which translates to MMLERETRETSVKVALSTTDPTIAVDTTEPFLTHMMETLARYSGLGLRLEARGDLRHHLIEDVAITLGTALLDLVPAHAVRYGHRVLPMDDALVAVALDVGGRPFYRGPLPSRLWDHWMRSFADHARCTLHVVVERGTDRHHVVEAAFKGLGLALRDALADGGVVFSTKGGVAWRRHGSA; encoded by the coding sequence ATGATGCTCGAACGCGAGACACGCGAAACCAGCGTGAAGGTGGCCTTGTCGACCACGGATCCAACGATCGCCGTCGACACGACCGAGCCATTCCTCACGCACATGATGGAAACACTCGCCCGGTACAGCGGTCTCGGGCTTCGCCTGGAGGCCCGCGGCGACCTTCGGCATCACCTCATCGAGGATGTAGCCATCACGCTCGGCACCGCGCTGCTGGACCTGGTGCCTGCTCACGCGGTGCGCTACGGACATCGGGTGCTTCCCATGGATGACGCGCTGGTGGCGGTGGCGCTCGACGTAGGCGGCCGACCCTTCTATCGCGGTCCGCTGCCCAGTCGCCTCTGGGATCACTGGATGCGGTCATTCGCCGACCACGCCCGGTGCACGTTGCACGTCGTCGTCGAGCGCGGGACCGATCGGCATCACGTGGTGGAAGCAGCATTCAAGGGTTTGGGACTGGCCCTTCGCGATGCGCTGGCTGACGGCGGCGTCGTGTTCTCCACCAAGGGAGGCGTGGCGTGGCGTCGCCACGGGTCCGCGTGA
- the hisF gene encoding imidazole glycerol phosphate synthase subunit HisF, which yields MRKRVVVCLDVREGRVVKGTNFVDLRDVGDPADLAVHYEREGADELVFLDIAASADARGTLFDLARRTAERLFIPLTVGGGIRSVDDVGTALRAGADKVGLNSAAVQRPEVLAECAARYGAQCIVASIDARRAGDGWEVVAKGGREPTGRDAIAWARECEARGAGEILLTSIDRDGARTGYDLDLTAAVTAAVRIPVVASGGAGTAAHVCDVLTAGQADAALVAGILHARLTSVRVIKQAMAHAGIPVRMVA from the coding sequence CTGCGCAAGCGCGTCGTGGTGTGCCTCGACGTTCGCGAGGGGCGCGTGGTCAAAGGCACGAACTTCGTCGACCTGCGTGACGTCGGGGATCCGGCAGACCTTGCGGTGCACTACGAGCGTGAGGGCGCCGATGAACTCGTGTTTCTCGACATCGCGGCGAGCGCCGACGCGCGCGGTACGCTGTTCGACCTCGCTCGCCGGACCGCCGAACGGCTGTTCATCCCGCTCACGGTCGGTGGCGGCATTCGCAGCGTGGACGACGTGGGCACCGCGCTGCGCGCCGGCGCCGACAAGGTGGGACTCAACTCCGCCGCCGTGCAGCGACCCGAGGTGCTGGCCGAATGCGCCGCGCGCTATGGCGCGCAGTGCATCGTGGCGAGCATCGATGCCCGGCGTGCCGGGGACGGTTGGGAGGTGGTGGCAAAGGGCGGGCGCGAACCCACCGGGCGTGACGCGATCGCCTGGGCACGCGAGTGCGAAGCGCGAGGCGCCGGCGAGATCCTGCTCACGAGCATCGACCGCGACGGCGCGCGAACCGGCTACGACCTCGACCTCACGGCCGCCGTGACTGCCGCGGTACGCATCCCCGTGGTGGCCTCGGGCGGTGCAGGAACGGCCGCTCACGTCTGCGACGTGCTCACGGCAGGTCAGGCCGACGCCGCGCTCGTTGCGGGAATCCTGCACGCGCGCCTGACGAGCGTGCGCGTGATCAAGCAGGCCATGGCACATGCGGGGATTCCCGTGCGGATGGTCGCATGA
- a CDS encoding histidinol phosphate phosphatase encodes MRLPARVLLDAVAEAARLAGELALDHYRRGVGVELKGDGSPVTAADREAEQAVRDWISVRFPGDEVLGEEFGYTPGTGRRWFIDPIDGTKSFVRHVPLWGSMIGVAEGETVVAGAVYCPAVGEMVAAALGEGAWFNGVRCHVSDVSDIARATILHTDDRFAWNPERGVAWGALGARVAVARTWGDCYGYLQVATGRAELMVDDRLSPWDAAALIPIVQEAGGVYSDWKGGTRVDGGDGFASNAALAPTFRAALGIPEPSAS; translated from the coding sequence ATGAGGCTTCCCGCGCGTGTGCTCCTCGACGCGGTCGCTGAGGCAGCCCGTCTCGCCGGCGAGCTGGCGCTCGACCACTACCGGCGTGGCGTCGGCGTCGAACTCAAGGGCGACGGGAGTCCGGTCACCGCTGCCGATCGCGAAGCCGAACAGGCGGTACGTGACTGGATCTCGGTGCGCTTTCCGGGGGACGAGGTGCTGGGCGAAGAGTTCGGCTACACACCGGGAACAGGCCGACGCTGGTTCATCGATCCGATCGATGGCACGAAGTCCTTCGTGCGGCACGTACCCCTGTGGGGTTCGATGATCGGTGTGGCCGAAGGCGAAACGGTGGTCGCCGGTGCCGTGTATTGTCCGGCGGTGGGCGAAATGGTGGCTGCGGCGCTGGGTGAGGGCGCCTGGTTCAACGGTGTGCGCTGCCACGTGTCGGACGTGAGTGACATTGCCCGTGCGACCATCCTCCACACCGACGATCGATTTGCGTGGAACCCGGAGCGTGGGGTTGCCTGGGGCGCGTTGGGTGCGCGTGTCGCGGTCGCCCGAACGTGGGGCGACTGCTACGGCTACCTGCAGGTGGCCACGGGGCGCGCCGAGCTGATGGTCGATGATCGACTGAGTCCCTGGGACGCCGCCGCGCTGATCCCGATCGTGCAGGAAGCGGGTGGTGTGTATTCGGACTGGAAGGGAGGCACCAGGGTCGATGGTGGCGACGGCTTTGCGAGCAACGCGGCCCTGGCGCCGACGTTCCGTGCGGCGCTCGGCATTCCCGAGCCCTCGGCGTCATGA
- a CDS encoding bifunctional phosphoribosyl-AMP cyclohydrolase/phosphoribosyl-ATP diphosphatase HisIE — protein MIDPDQLDFAKGGGFVTVVCQDQRTGGVLMVARADRAAIERTVTTGEMHYHSRTRGLWHKGATSGNVQRVVSLTADCDGDTVLARVIPMGPACHAGSMSCFDTPGAAGDALGELQQIIGQRQAAASVGSYTQRLLNNRNLRLKKLGEEAAELAVACADGDAARATEEAADLVYHAMVALTGLGVPWLEVQRVLAQRQRRSSDGA, from the coding sequence ATGATCGATCCGGATCAGCTCGACTTCGCCAAGGGCGGCGGGTTCGTCACGGTGGTGTGCCAGGACCAGCGCACCGGCGGCGTACTGATGGTGGCGCGCGCGGATCGCGCGGCCATCGAGCGCACCGTCACTACCGGCGAGATGCACTACCACTCCCGTACTCGCGGGCTGTGGCACAAGGGCGCCACGAGCGGCAACGTGCAGCGCGTGGTGAGTCTCACCGCCGACTGTGACGGCGACACCGTGCTCGCACGAGTGATCCCCATGGGGCCGGCGTGTCACGCAGGCTCGATGTCGTGTTTTGATACGCCGGGCGCTGCCGGTGATGCGCTTGGGGAGTTGCAGCAGATCATCGGCCAGCGGCAGGCCGCGGCAAGCGTCGGGAGCTACACCCAACGACTGCTCAACAACCGCAACCTGCGCCTCAAGAAACTCGGTGAAGAAGCCGCTGAGCTCGCGGTAGCCTGCGCCGACGGCGACGCCGCACGCGCTACGGAAGAAGCGGCGGACCTGGTGTATCACGCGATGGTCGCGCTCACGGGGCTCGGCGTCCCGTGGCTCGAGGTGCAGCGCGTCCTGGCACAACGCCAGCGCCGCTCGAGCGACGGCGCGTAG
- a CDS encoding insulinase family protein: MRLPLLRAIAIAGLIAAPVLARGQRSADSATTLYDVAGIKVIHRPSQSDIVVANLYLLGGVRQVTFANAGIELLLLDASERGTKSYSGERLRRAMARLGTSIAIGAETDWTSFGIRATRATFDSTWAIFASRLMEPTLDPAEVELVRQQFLLAVSQRQDSPDALAEYLADSVGYDGHPYAIPPTGTSASIAGITLADVKRYHAEQFVKSRMLLVVVGDVPREKISRLITQSIARLPAGSYAWTLPDTLPRRKASVYGLQRDLPTNYILGRYAGPRAGTRDYYALRIATAVLSGQFFGEIRSRRNLTYAVEAPFIDHGISGGGLYVTTVQPQLTVDIMRQQLAAVRTSNVDEDALGRLIHQFLTQFFLENETNTQQADFLAKSYLYEGDIRAVGHFEEQLRAITPDDIRRVAQRWIRDVQWTYIGDLSRLPKASMERW, translated from the coding sequence GTGAGGCTTCCGTTGCTTCGAGCCATCGCGATCGCCGGCCTCATCGCGGCGCCGGTCCTCGCCCGTGGGCAGCGTTCGGCCGATAGTGCCACGACGCTCTACGACGTGGCGGGCATCAAGGTGATCCACCGCCCGTCGCAGAGCGACATCGTCGTCGCCAACCTCTACCTGCTGGGCGGTGTGCGGCAGGTAACATTCGCGAACGCCGGCATCGAGTTGCTGCTCCTCGACGCCAGCGAGCGCGGGACGAAGTCGTATTCCGGTGAGCGCCTGCGCCGCGCGATGGCGCGGCTCGGGACGTCGATCGCCATCGGCGCGGAGACGGACTGGACGTCGTTCGGCATTCGTGCCACGCGCGCGACGTTCGACTCCACCTGGGCGATCTTCGCGAGCCGCCTGATGGAGCCCACGCTCGATCCCGCCGAAGTCGAACTCGTCAGGCAGCAGTTCCTGCTTGCCGTGAGCCAGCGCCAGGATTCTCCGGACGCGCTGGCCGAATATCTGGCCGACTCCGTGGGGTACGACGGGCACCCGTATGCGATTCCCCCGACCGGCACGAGTGCTTCCATCGCCGGCATCACACTCGCAGACGTCAAGCGGTATCACGCCGAGCAGTTCGTGAAATCCCGCATGCTGCTCGTGGTAGTGGGCGACGTGCCCCGTGAGAAGATCTCGAGGCTGATCACGCAGAGCATCGCCAGGCTGCCGGCCGGGTCCTACGCGTGGACGCTTCCCGACACGCTGCCTCGACGCAAGGCGTCCGTGTACGGACTGCAGCGCGATCTGCCCACCAACTACATCCTCGGGCGATACGCCGGCCCGCGCGCCGGGACGCGCGACTACTACGCGCTCCGGATCGCGACCGCCGTGCTCTCCGGCCAGTTCTTCGGCGAGATCCGCTCGCGCCGCAACCTGACCTACGCGGTCGAGGCGCCGTTCATCGACCACGGCATCAGCGGCGGTGGTCTCTACGTGACGACGGTACAGCCACAGCTCACCGTCGACATCATGCGCCAGCAGCTCGCCGCGGTTCGCACGAGCAACGTGGACGAAGACGCCCTCGGTCGCCTCATCCACCAGTTTCTCACGCAGTTCTTCCTCGAGAACGAAACCAACACGCAGCAGGCGGACTTTCTCGCCAAGTCATACCTGTACGAAGGCGACATTCGCGCGGTGGGCCACTTCGAGGAGCAGTTGCGAGCGATCACACCGGACGACATCCGGCGCGTGGCACAGCGCTGGATCCGCGACGTCCAGTGGACCTACATCGGCGATCTCTCGCGCCTGCCGAAGGCCAGCATGGAACGCTGGTAG
- a CDS encoding insulinase family protein, which yields MARRTTWRRWWRTVPMLLLGAPTLASAQRAELERVLQRKVLANGMEVIVLENHGVPLVTVEIDVRNGSFTQAPGYEGLAHMYEHMFFKANDVLPRPDEFIARASELGAVFNAQTQEERVNYYMTLPRDSVAGAIELMAGALRHPKFLREELERERQVVLGEYDRNESSPGFAFNNDLDRALYPGQFGRKNIIGERQVLATVTPEKLREIQRKYYIPNNSVLIVAGDVKPAEIFRLAEAAFGDWPAGPDPFTNDPIPPIPPLAASTAIISEQPVNAVTVFMKWQGPSVRKDPGATYAADVFSDAVNQSVSTFQRRLVDTGLFQSIGFNYYTLDQAGPISVLGQTTPDKLKDALAALEREIAQLAAPGYITQEQLDATKAERVVSTAFGMDRASEFAHTLGFWWSVADLEYYMGYVDNMGKQTLQDLQAYARKYVVGRPRVVGVQLDPESRRKLALTVSDLLPRIAP from the coding sequence ATGGCACGACGCACGACGTGGCGCCGGTGGTGGCGCACGGTCCCCATGCTGCTCCTCGGGGCGCCGACGCTCGCGTCGGCGCAGCGCGCCGAGCTGGAACGGGTGCTCCAGCGCAAGGTGCTCGCGAACGGGATGGAGGTCATCGTCCTCGAGAACCACGGCGTTCCGCTGGTCACGGTGGAGATCGACGTGCGCAACGGCTCGTTCACCCAGGCGCCTGGCTACGAAGGGCTCGCGCACATGTACGAGCACATGTTCTTCAAGGCCAACGACGTGCTGCCGCGACCCGACGAGTTCATCGCCCGGGCTTCCGAGCTTGGTGCGGTCTTCAACGCGCAGACGCAGGAAGAGCGCGTGAACTACTACATGACGCTCCCCAGGGACAGCGTGGCGGGCGCCATCGAACTCATGGCCGGCGCGCTCCGTCACCCGAAGTTCCTCCGGGAAGAACTGGAGCGTGAACGGCAGGTCGTGCTCGGAGAGTACGACCGCAACGAGTCCAGTCCGGGGTTCGCGTTCAACAATGATCTGGATCGGGCCCTCTACCCTGGCCAATTCGGGCGCAAGAACATCATCGGCGAACGGCAGGTGCTGGCGACGGTCACGCCCGAGAAGCTCCGCGAGATCCAGCGGAAGTACTACATCCCCAACAACTCGGTGCTCATCGTCGCGGGCGACGTGAAGCCCGCCGAGATTTTTCGCCTGGCCGAGGCGGCGTTCGGCGACTGGCCCGCCGGTCCGGATCCCTTCACCAACGACCCGATACCTCCGATCCCACCGCTGGCCGCGTCCACCGCGATCATCTCCGAGCAGCCGGTCAATGCGGTCACCGTGTTCATGAAGTGGCAGGGCCCGAGTGTGCGAAAGGATCCGGGAGCGACCTACGCCGCCGACGTATTCTCCGACGCCGTCAACCAGTCGGTCTCCACGTTCCAGCGCCGGCTGGTCGACACGGGGCTGTTTCAGTCCATCGGGTTCAACTACTACACGCTGGACCAGGCCGGGCCGATCTCGGTGCTCGGGCAGACCACACCGGACAAACTCAAGGACGCGCTCGCGGCGCTCGAGCGGGAGATCGCCCAGCTCGCAGCACCCGGATACATCACGCAGGAGCAGCTGGATGCCACCAAGGCCGAACGCGTCGTGAGCACCGCCTTTGGCATGGACCGCGCCAGCGAGTTTGCTCACACACTCGGGTTCTGGTGGAGCGTGGCCGACCTCGAGTACTACATGGGGTACGTGGACAACATGGGCAAGCAGACGTTGCAGGACCTTCAGGCCTACGCCCGCAAGTACGTCGTGGGCAGACCCCGGGTCGTGGGTGTGCAGCTGGATCCGGAGTCGCGTCGCAAGCTCGCGCTCACCGTGTCGGACCTCCTGCCGAGGATCGCGCCGTGA